One genomic window of Augochlora pura isolate Apur16 chromosome 5, APUR_v2.2.1, whole genome shotgun sequence includes the following:
- the LOC144470530 gene encoding uncharacterized protein LOC144470530 has product MLKTIVIIELLGPICCGALANTTYTTSRFDTQKLYPVASRTFPGFNDIFADFQRKSYYTGQGSQTSMAPTYYPVFDPLSVLASLAFLAFLLQSIASLFDHSRSFSSTSVSARQFTEVETLTLVTQALHALAKYNKNHKGKSSTSTKRGASKTV; this is encoded by the exons ATGTTGAAGACTATAGTAATCATTGAGCTGTTAGGACCCATTTGTTGCGGCGCTTTAGCGAACACTACTTACACCACGAGTCGCTTCGACACGCAGAAGCTTTATCCAGTTGCTTCTAGAACT ttCCCAGGATTCAATGACATATTCGCcgattttcaaagaaaaagttactaTACCGGTCAGGGGAGTCAGACGTCTATGGCTCCTACTTATTATCC AGTTTTCGATCCTTTGAGCGTGCTGGCGTCATTGGCATTTCTAGCATTCTTGCTGCAGTCAATTGCATCGTTGTTTGACCATTCGAGATCATTCTCATCGACGTCAGTTTCAGCTCGTCAGTTTACAGAAGTCGAAACGTTGACGTTGGTTACACAAGCACTCCACGCTTTAGCGAAATAC aATAAGAATCATAAAGGAAAGTCATCTACAAGTACAAAACGTGGCGCGAGTAAAACAGTgtaa